Genomic window (Thermoanaerobaculia bacterium):
CTCGACCGGCCAGGGACGGATGCCCGAGGGGATTCTACTTCGCCGGGAGGTCGGTTATGGGCCGGCCGTGGGGGTCCTCGGGAGGGAACAGCATGAGGGTCGAGGTGGCGTGCGCGACGAGCTTTCCCCGCGGGTCGACGAGCTTCGCCTCGGAGAGCGCCGAGCGCCGGCCGAAATGGAGGACGGTTCCCGTGCAGGTCAGGCGCTCCGTGCCGACGCCCACCGGGCGCAGGTAGTTGACCTTGATCTCGAGCGTGGCGCAGGTCTCGCCGGGGGGCAGTTCGGTGGTCACCGCGCAGCCGCAGGCGGTATCGCAGATCAGCGCGGCGATGCCGCC
Coding sequences:
- a CDS encoding PaaI family thioesterase, whose amino-acid sequence is MAAMIFPLRQRTVSWHDPAEIRALARGKTGLEFLRAMLAGEIPPPPVAELVGMQVTEVEPGKVVFVLEPAEFHLNPNGVLHGGIAALICDTACGCAVTTELPPGETCATLEIKVNYLRPVGVGTERLTCTGTVLHFGRRSALSEAKLVDPRGKLVAHATSTLMLFPPEDPHGRPITDLPAK